A stretch of Aedes aegypti strain LVP_AGWG chromosome 2, AaegL5.0 Primary Assembly, whole genome shotgun sequence DNA encodes these proteins:
- the LOC5573856 gene encoding glutamate receptor ionotropic, kainate 5 gives MADLAVVTELLLSYFSATNLNYITFFHCWNFEESHDFVQRFSSSAKFVDMVNMNEDAFNSLHQAKRISSRFRMKVGMALDYECAGSDEVILKCIDHNCFSTSTFWIMIDRKRNQTVFDFLATVDLYVDAEVKVLTRNGLYDVYNNGRPLGGQLNVTLDRDIIPDTNRLGPSRFAGKPKYEHRRTLSDLTLRVGTVSQRFPRLNSSIELVVTHLESDNDRHMDHAVRFGHRLIKALQATLGYNVHYIHYDRWTFNDSTGGILGALVNKEIDLSSAGLMTKIKRMEHLASVLSYMTFELMFIFKTPESTQLTDNAFIRPFSSSVWLMILLTIMLGSIAFKLNFTAETVLQENFKPSENPSFFSLIVEFLGNYCQQGSQYMPESLSGRAMQLFMLLCTLMVYNYYTSKIVSDLIGSHKESDIKTLIQLADSHIELGIENVTYEKAFFYQSHLPDVDYLTKKKVTEKTFINSSVGLQRVRRGNFAYNCERNVAYNLIRAMFDSTEVCDLNELESMPSQFLDHLVRKDSHFREIFKVKYTRMLEVGIKKKFADYWVAKKPECFSGSIISSVTITGALPIFVLLGFGLVLSFVAFGAEIVAQFVTKDMAKKILKKTFGHVSDDRVVKRKFL, from the exons GGCCGATTTAGCTGTTGTTACTGAATTACTACTAAGCTACTTTTCTGCAACAAATCTCAATTATATAACTTTCTTTCATTGCTGGAATTTTGAAG AAAGTCATGATTTTGTACAGAGATTCTCTAGTTCAGCTAAATTTGTCGATATGGTTAACATGAATGAAGATGCGTTCAATTCTTTGCATCAAGCCAAACGCATTTCCAGTAGATTTCGAATGAAGGTTGGCATGGCTTTGGATTACGAGTGTGCCGGAAGTGACGAAGTCATATTAAAG TGCATTGACCACAATTGTTTTTCGACTTCGACATTTTGGATTATGATAGATCGAAAACGAAATCAAACCGTTTTCGATTTCTTGGCAACTGTAGATCTATACGTCGATGCCGAAGTTAAAGTACTTACACGAAACGGATTGTACGACGTTTACAACAATGGACGGCCACTTGGCGGTCAGTTGAATGTAACGCTGGACAGGGACATTATTCCGGACACGAACCGCCTAGGACCCAGTAGATTTGCTGGCAAACCAAAATACGAACATCGACGTACTCTTTCGGATTTGACGCTTCGGGTAGGAACCGTATCGCAAAGATTTCCGCGGTTGAACAGTTCGATAGAGCTGGTTGTTACCCATCTGGAGTCGGACAATGACCGCCATATGGACCATGCGGTACGATTCGGCCATCGTTTGATCAAAGCTTTACAAGCTACTTTGGGATACAA CGTCCATTACATTCATTACGATCGCTGGACATTCAATGATTCTACTGGCGGTATTCTGGGGGCACTCGTCAACAAGGAAATAGATCTTTCATCGGCAGGTTTGATGACAAAAATCAAAAGGATGGAACATCTGGCTAGTGTTCTGAGCTACATGACGTTCGA ACTCATGTTCATCTTTAAAACTCCAGAAAGCACTCAGCTAACGGACAACGCATTTATCAGACCATTTTCATCCTCGGTTTGGCTGATGATCTTGTTAACCATCATGCTAGGAAGCATTGCATTCAAACTCAACTTCACCGCAGAAACTGTTCTTCAAGAGAACTTCAAACCCTCAGAGAATCCGTCATTCTTCAGTTTAATTGTTGAATTTCTGGGGAACTACTGCCAGCAGGGTTCGCAATATATGCCGGAAAGTTTGTCCGGCAGAGCAATGCAACTGTTCATGCTGTTGTGCACCCTCATGGTCTACAATTACTATACTTCGAAAATTGTATCGGACTTAATCGGAAGCCACAAGGAGTCGGATATCAAAACGCTGATTCAACTTGCTGACAGCCACATCGAATTGGGCATCGAAAATGTGACCTACGAGAAGGCTTTTTTCTAT caATCACATCTTCCAGACGTAGATTACCTTACTAAGAAGAAAGTGACCGAAAAGACCTTCATCAATTCGTCGGTTGGGCTTCAACGGGTTCGTCGAGGAAACTTCGCATACAACTGTGAACGCAACGTGGCCTACAATCTGATAAGGGCTATGTTTGATTCGACGGAAGTATGCGATCTGAATGAGTTGGAAAGTATGCCCTCGCAATTTTTAGATCATTTGGTACGTAAGGATTCACACTTCCGGGAAATTTTCAAAGTCAAATACACGCGAATGTTGGAGGTTGGCATCAAAAAAAAGTTCGCCGATTATTGGGTAGCCAAGAAGCCGGAATGCTTTTCGGGAAGCATTATTTCCAGTGTAACTATTACTGGTGCGTTGCCGATATTTGTGCTGCTTGGTTTTGGATTGGTGCTGTCTTTTGTGGCTTTTGGAGCGGAAATTGTGGCACAATTTGTTACGAAAGATATggcgaagaaaattttgaagaaaacattCGGCCATGTTTCGGATGACAGAGTAGTCAAGAGGAAATTCTTATAA
- the LOC5573857 gene encoding uncharacterized protein LOC5573857, which yields MSLLFEPSFVINFLVSYFSVVARLNYVTVLNCWDLKDNRDLIANLSSVVKFVHLVDLNDATLDLEQQAERIVSRNQINLGVFIEYGCPMSRQMIVECASRRCFTSTTHWVMLDRYVNSSVFTAMEDIDLYVDAEVKILGRQNETELNLYDVYNNGLSLGGKVKVSFDREVHEDLNGKVVIGESALASKLKYQNRDDLSDITFKIAMVSQSFPHTNGGFGHILEFFESYKQPEADVAARIGYMLLKAIQETLNFRIDFEHYRQTPQNESEKSFYEAVQDRKVDLSIFGVASNHMADLTCLQSFMAYRSSFIFRTPITNSLTNNIFTQPFAKETWLTVALTVMLGAVAVKINFFAEEHLEQDNEYHEHYSLYTMFMETLASFCQEGCEFINRSSPGRLSQMMLFVCSLVVFNYYSSGIFSILMQGPQKSNIKTLTQLADSRLQVGIDGTVDVEEFFMRSTHSDIQQLVEKKDLRENFNLDPAYGIYQVRSGTLAYHCDRMVAYNVIRDSYDFSEMCDLNEIEVMPPQGVGLLIRKDSPFRELLNIRLARLRETGAFSRFSNLWITKKPECLVTSVVSSVSMEGAFPIFLLLIAGTIAAFMAFALENGLFRASGRHFGSSASLE from the exons ATGTCATTACTCTTCGAACCGAGTTTCGTTATCAACTTCCTAGTGAGCTACTTCTCAGTTGTCGCGCGGCTCAATTATGTCACCGTCTTGAACTGCTGGGACTTGAAAG ATAATAGAGATTTGATTGCTAATCTGTCCAGTGTCGTGAAGTTCGTTCATTTAGTCGATCTTAACGATGCAACGTTGGATTTGGAACAGCAAGCTGAACGGATAGTTTCGAGAAATCAAATTAACTTGGGGGTGTTCATAGAGTATGGATGTCCTATGAGTAGACAAATGATTGTTGAG TGTGCCAGCAGAAGATGTTTCACTTCAACTACTCACTGGGTGATGCTGGACAGGTATGTTAATAGTTCAGTATTTACGGCAATGGAAGACATTGATCTGTACGTGGATGCTGAAGTGAAGATACTCGGAAGGCAGAATGAGACGGAACTTAATCTGTACGACGTGTACAACAATGGATTATCACTAGGAGGAAAAGTCAAAGTTTCGTTCGACCGTGAAGTTCATGAAGATCTAAACGGAAAAGTTGTGATTGGGGAGAGTGCACTTGCATCTAAATTGAAATACCAAAATCGAGATGATTTGTCCGATATAACATTTAAAATTGCAATGGTATCGCAGTCGTTTCCCCATACAAATGGTGGTTTCGGCCACATTTTGGAGTTTTTCGAATCGTACAAACAACCAGAAGCGGATGTTGCCGCTCGTATTGGATACATGTTGCTGAAAGCAATCCAAGAAACATTAAATTTCCG AATCGACTTCGAACACTACAGGCAAACACCACAAAATGAGTCAGAGAAAAGCTTTTATGAGGCTGTTCAGGATCGAAAGGTAGATTTATCTATTTTTGGAGTGGCGAGTAATCATATGGCGGATCTAACTTGCTTGCAGAGCTTTATGGCCTATCG ATCAAGTTTCATTTTCCGCACACCTATAACTAACAGCCTAACGAACAATATTTTTACTCAGCCATTTGCAAAGGAAACATGGTTAACAGTAGCGCTGACAGTTATGCTTGGAGCCGTGGCAGTAAAGATCAACTTTTTCGCGGAAGAACACCTGGAGCAGGATAACGAGTATCATGAACATTACTCGCTGTATACCATGTTTATGGAAACGTTGGCCAGCTTCTGCCAGGAGGGATGTGAGTTCATCAACCGAAGTTCACCCGGACGGTTATCTCAGATGATGCTGTTCGTCTGCTCGTTAGTGGTGTTTAACTATTACAGCTCGGGAATCTTCTCCATTTTGATGCAAGGACCACAAAAGTCCAACATTAAGACCTTGACTCAATTGGCCGATAGTCGACTCCAGGTTGGAATTGATGGCACTGTCGATGTAGAGGAATTCTTCATG AGATCAACACATTCTGACATTCAGCAATTGGTGGAGAAGAAAGATTTgagagaaaatttcaatttggacCCAGCTTATGGAATATATCAAGTACGAAGTGGAACCCTCGCATATCACTGTGACAGAATGGTTGCGTACAACGTTATTCGCGATTCGTACGACTTCAGCGAGATGTGTGACCTCAACGAAATCGAAGTAATGCCTCCTCAGGGGGTAGGTCTTCTCATTCGAAAAGATTCCCCTTTCCGCGAACTGCTAAACATCAG ACTAGCACGGCTTCGCGAAACGGGAGCATTCAGTCGATTTTCTAATCTGTGGATTACCAAGAAACCGGAATGTCTGGTTACAAGTGTGGTTTCCAGTGTCAGCATGGAGGGAGCTTTTCCCATATTTTTGCTGTTGATTGCTGGCACGATCGCTGCATTCATGGCATTTGCTCTGGAGAATGGGCTTTTCCGCGCTAGCGGACGTCACTTTGGGTCGAGTGCTTCTCTTGAATGA